One genomic window of Marinobacter gudaonensis includes the following:
- the gspM gene encoding type II secretion system protein GspM: MLEPSGASTNSHEPWAEQATVRDRIVALMVLLALLFTFGSLAYWLLIQPQQDLNRQLAEWGRQYHRALTFEARREGLERQLERWQAALADNQAMLLRERSFSLAAAALQERLKSVVSLHDPAQRRCAIQQQRNVATKGDGPFTRVTVNVALNCHLEELQAVLYDLEASTPVMVLDNLTINRRSRDDLALSTQFDLSGFIRPDANGEPEGDPR; the protein is encoded by the coding sequence TTGTTAGAGCCATCAGGGGCGTCGACTAATAGCCACGAGCCTTGGGCCGAGCAGGCAACCGTCAGGGATCGAATCGTTGCCTTGATGGTGCTACTCGCGCTGCTTTTCACGTTCGGTTCTTTGGCCTACTGGCTGTTAATTCAGCCCCAGCAGGATCTTAACCGGCAGCTCGCCGAATGGGGTCGGCAGTACCACAGGGCCCTGACCTTTGAAGCACGTCGGGAAGGTCTTGAGAGGCAGTTGGAACGCTGGCAGGCCGCGTTGGCTGACAATCAGGCGATGCTGCTACGCGAACGGTCGTTCAGCCTGGCCGCCGCGGCCCTTCAGGAACGGCTAAAGTCTGTGGTCAGCCTTCACGATCCGGCCCAGCGACGGTGTGCAATCCAGCAGCAGAGAAACGTCGCTACGAAAGGTGATGGCCCGTTCACCAGAGTCACAGTCAATGTGGCTCTGAACTGTCATCTTGAAGAGCTTCAAGCGGTGTTATACGACCTGGAGGCGAGTACTCCGGTGATGGTGCTGGATAATCTGACTATCAACCGGCGTAGTCGGGATGATCTGGCCCTGAGCACACAGTTTGACCTTAGCGGCTTTATAAGGCCCGATGCGAATGGCGAGCCAGAAGGCGATCCTCGATGA
- a CDS encoding type II secretion system protein GspG codes for MNYKCPAMPSRFRGFSLIELLVVVMLLALLAGLVVPNLLGKTEKAKSKAAESQIQLLTGLVTEYYVEFGTPPEDLNDLVPQFAKPSQLEDPWGRQYNYEYPGEHSDFDIFTLGADNSPGGEDGDRDVNNWE; via the coding sequence ATGAACTATAAATGCCCCGCTATGCCCTCCAGGTTTCGAGGGTTCAGTCTTATCGAACTTTTAGTTGTTGTCATGCTGCTGGCATTGCTAGCTGGTCTGGTTGTACCAAATCTCTTGGGTAAAACCGAAAAAGCTAAGAGCAAGGCAGCGGAAAGCCAGATCCAGCTGCTGACAGGCTTGGTGACGGAATATTACGTAGAGTTCGGGACGCCACCGGAGGATTTGAATGATCTTGTGCCCCAGTTTGCGAAACCGTCACAGCTGGAAGATCCTTGGGGGCGGCAATACAACTACGAGTATCCTGGAGAGCACTCGGATTTTGATATTTTCACCTTGGGTGCTGACAACAGTCCCGGTGGCGAAGACGGTGATCGGGATGTGAATAATTGGGAGTAG
- the gspD gene encoding type II secretion system secretin GspD, protein MMTDIGTGNFVNSDLARERPNRVLITRGKVNLQFNNTDISEVVRTIFGELLNQTYIISPDVKGTVTFSTAKPIARSQLKYVLETFLSWNSAALILREGIYHVVPLDSAVPGHLSPSVGELPVEPGYEVQIVPLKYIAASEMTKLLEPFLTKNALLYADDNRQFLVLAGTLDQLRNYLRTVEIFDVNWLTGMSVGIFPLEVTEPEVIIDELTLLFGAEEDGGALANQIRFMPMARLNAIVAMTSQPEYLKKIKQWTDRLDRQAGQSKEQRLFVYPVNNFDAKILSEILGSLFGAGDQVDVSRGRTEPRRASQSKVAPGLTPVEVSKDGVSTVPTMAGSFLNSPSGVSVGAIDGEPISFTAIEQNNALLIKATASQYRGILDAIRQLDIMPLQVLIEATILEVTLSDGLSYGVEWFLNNAADEFLESEDARGNGFMRAGREGLSYLVGRRNVGVAVSALRQSGKTKLLSSPSLWALNNQAASITVGTQIPVNVTSIDPGGDTDVITSNVQFRDTGVILEVTPRIHPGGLVFLDVALNISNPVGPADSNGNVSIAQRALQTNIAVQGGQAVLLGGLISESGIDSESGVPILSGMPILGELFNSKNRDSTRTEIIAIITPTVVSNDSKSNAIFEEYQRRFQYVSPPDQMKTQPESEVEIAPAKQEDRG, encoded by the coding sequence ATGATGACCGACATCGGCACCGGGAACTTTGTCAATTCCGATCTGGCCCGGGAGCGGCCTAATAGGGTGTTGATCACTCGTGGCAAGGTAAACTTGCAATTCAACAATACCGATATCTCGGAAGTGGTACGCACGATATTCGGAGAGCTTTTGAACCAAACATACATTATTTCCCCGGATGTGAAGGGCACGGTGACTTTCTCCACGGCCAAGCCCATTGCTAGAAGCCAGCTCAAATATGTGTTGGAGACGTTTCTGAGCTGGAATTCGGCAGCGCTGATCCTGCGTGAGGGGATCTATCATGTTGTGCCACTGGATTCGGCGGTGCCAGGTCACCTGAGCCCCAGCGTCGGTGAATTGCCGGTGGAGCCGGGCTACGAGGTGCAAATAGTGCCGCTCAAATACATTGCCGCTTCGGAAATGACGAAATTGTTGGAGCCTTTCCTGACCAAGAATGCTTTGTTATACGCGGATGATAACCGGCAGTTCCTTGTTCTCGCCGGAACACTGGACCAGCTTCGCAATTACCTGCGTACGGTAGAGATTTTTGATGTCAACTGGCTGACTGGCATGTCGGTGGGTATTTTTCCTCTTGAGGTAACCGAGCCGGAGGTCATTATCGACGAACTTACACTGTTGTTTGGAGCGGAGGAAGATGGAGGCGCTCTGGCCAACCAGATTCGTTTCATGCCCATGGCCCGACTCAATGCAATCGTCGCTATGACGTCCCAGCCCGAGTACCTGAAAAAAATCAAGCAATGGACTGACAGGCTGGATCGTCAGGCCGGCCAGTCCAAGGAACAGCGGCTGTTTGTATATCCGGTCAACAATTTTGACGCCAAGATACTTAGTGAGATCCTGGGAAGCTTATTCGGTGCTGGCGATCAGGTCGATGTGTCACGTGGCAGGACAGAACCTCGGCGAGCGTCCCAGAGCAAGGTGGCGCCTGGTTTAACTCCGGTGGAAGTGAGCAAGGATGGAGTCTCAACCGTCCCGACAATGGCTGGCTCTTTTCTAAATTCGCCTAGTGGGGTAAGTGTTGGCGCCATAGATGGTGAACCCATCAGCTTTACCGCTATTGAGCAAAACAATGCGTTATTGATCAAAGCCACTGCGAGTCAGTATCGTGGCATCCTGGACGCCATCAGGCAGCTCGACATTATGCCTCTCCAAGTACTTATTGAGGCGACCATTCTTGAGGTAACCCTATCTGATGGTCTGAGTTACGGCGTTGAATGGTTTCTCAACAACGCCGCCGATGAGTTTCTAGAAAGTGAAGATGCCAGAGGTAACGGCTTCATGCGTGCCGGCCGGGAGGGCCTGAGTTATCTGGTTGGCCGGCGGAATGTGGGAGTCGCAGTATCTGCGCTGCGTCAGAGTGGCAAAACCAAGCTTTTGTCATCACCCAGTCTTTGGGCGCTCAATAACCAAGCGGCCTCCATCACCGTGGGGACCCAGATACCAGTAAACGTTACCAGTATAGACCCCGGCGGCGATACAGATGTCATTACCAGCAATGTTCAGTTCCGAGATACTGGTGTCATTCTGGAGGTGACTCCCCGTATTCATCCGGGAGGCCTGGTTTTCCTCGATGTGGCCCTGAATATCAGCAACCCGGTGGGGCCTGCTGACAGTAACGGTAATGTCTCCATTGCCCAGCGCGCGCTTCAAACCAACATCGCGGTACAGGGTGGCCAGGCTGTGTTACTGGGTGGTTTGATTTCTGAGAGTGGGATAGACAGCGAAAGCGGCGTACCGATTTTGTCTGGCATGCCTATTCTGGGAGAACTTTTCAATAGTAAGAATAGGGATTCTACCCGTACGGAGATCATTGCGATCATTACTCCGACAGTGGTTTCGAACGACAGCAAATCCAATGCCATTTTTGAGGAGTATCAGCGTCGTTTTCAGTATGTCTCCCCTCCTGATCAAATGAAAACGCAGCCGGAAAGTGAAGTGGAGATCGCACCGGCTAAACAGGAAGACCGTGGTTAA
- the gspE gene encoding type II secretion system ATPase GspE, translated as MLENGDRIDHQALLDVLVERRALRSTDLGRARQLAREGHDRLSKLLVSLGWVSEQDMAASLAAQSGCALATENDYPELAVIQPQMALRFMRHHLLIPSRAANEELFVIVSDPSDRIALDALRFLYGSVPPVKVGLPSIIDQAIEQLYGEVEAAADSEADVDEPSEDDVEHLKDLASEAPVIQLVSKIMQKAVEEAASDIHIEPFEKALKIRYRIDGVLTEETVPSNYSSAAVVSRVKIMAKMDIAERRLPQDGRIMVRSQGKTLDIRVSTLPTVHGESVVMRVLDRDSLELSFEALGFTSAILENFKKVLETPHGIILVTGPTGSGKSTSLYTAISHLNSPAVKIITVEDPVEYQIEGVNQLPVKSAIGLDFATALRSIMRQDPDIIMIGEMRDVETAKIAIQAALTGHLVLSTLHTNSASAGFTRLLNMGIENYLIISTISGILGQRLVRKLCLECREDYRPGAEQLKLMELPEQSSLTLYRAKGCRACGHSGYSGRTMLVEWLPMSEAIQALIMTNAGSAEIQQKAIDEGMLTMFQDGLRKVLSGTVCIDEVLRVTQQDS; from the coding sequence ATGCTCGAAAACGGCGATCGCATAGATCATCAGGCGCTGTTGGACGTACTTGTGGAAAGACGGGCATTGCGGTCCACAGATTTAGGCCGGGCGCGGCAACTCGCTCGGGAGGGTCACGACCGCCTGTCAAAATTACTGGTGTCTCTGGGATGGGTCTCTGAACAGGATATGGCGGCCTCCCTTGCGGCGCAGTCAGGATGCGCGCTTGCCACTGAGAACGATTATCCGGAACTGGCGGTTATTCAGCCTCAGATGGCTCTGCGGTTCATGCGCCACCATCTTTTGATTCCGTCCCGCGCAGCGAACGAGGAGCTGTTTGTGATTGTAAGCGATCCCTCGGATCGTATTGCGCTCGACGCCTTACGCTTTCTGTATGGATCTGTTCCTCCCGTGAAAGTGGGTTTGCCGTCGATAATCGACCAGGCTATTGAGCAGTTGTACGGCGAGGTTGAAGCCGCCGCAGATTCTGAGGCTGATGTTGATGAGCCGAGCGAGGACGATGTCGAGCACCTCAAGGATCTTGCTTCGGAAGCGCCAGTGATACAGCTCGTCAGCAAAATAATGCAGAAGGCGGTGGAAGAGGCCGCCTCTGATATTCATATAGAGCCCTTCGAAAAAGCTTTGAAAATTCGATATCGAATTGACGGGGTTCTGACAGAAGAGACAGTGCCTTCCAATTACTCGTCGGCTGCAGTCGTTAGCCGAGTAAAGATCATGGCGAAAATGGATATTGCTGAACGTCGGTTGCCCCAAGATGGCCGAATCATGGTCCGTTCTCAGGGTAAGACCCTGGATATTCGGGTCTCGACGCTGCCAACTGTGCATGGTGAGAGCGTGGTGATGCGTGTTCTGGATCGGGACAGCCTGGAGCTGAGCTTCGAAGCCTTGGGATTTACATCGGCCATTCTTGAGAATTTCAAGAAAGTGCTGGAAACACCTCACGGCATCATTCTGGTTACCGGCCCTACCGGCAGTGGCAAATCGACCAGTCTGTACACCGCAATATCCCACCTTAACAGTCCCGCTGTAAAAATCATTACCGTTGAGGATCCGGTGGAATATCAGATTGAGGGTGTGAATCAACTGCCTGTTAAAAGTGCTATTGGCCTGGATTTCGCCACTGCGCTCCGCTCCATTATGCGTCAGGATCCCGACATCATAATGATCGGCGAAATGCGGGATGTCGAGACAGCTAAAATTGCTATTCAGGCGGCACTTACGGGGCACTTGGTGCTATCCACGCTGCACACTAATAGCGCCAGTGCAGGCTTTACCCGATTGCTCAACATGGGCATCGAAAATTACCTGATTATTTCCACTATTAGCGGGATTCTCGGACAGCGTCTGGTCCGAAAGCTTTGCCTCGAATGCAGAGAAGATTATCGGCCCGGTGCTGAGCAACTCAAATTAATGGAATTACCTGAGCAAAGTTCTTTGACGCTCTATCGAGCAAAAGGCTGTCGAGCATGCGGCCACAGTGGTTATAGCGGCCGAACCATGTTGGTCGAGTGGTTGCCCATGTCGGAGGCCATACAGGCTTTGATCATGACGAACGCCGGCTCCGCAGAAATTCAGCAAAAGGCTATAGATGAGGGAATGCTGACCATGTTTCAGGACGGCCTCCGAAAAGTCCTCTCAGGAACCGTTTGCATTGATGAGGTACTTCGTGTGACTCAGCAGGATAGCTAA
- a CDS encoding DUF6488 family protein, with the protein MKRATLLSYFPACLLLFALSAGAHEAGHYAQHINEQTAMTIGLKKAQQFAVIDAGMGFGLLAPSWQRLNRGAVFIHSKDQDYYIVRVDNPAEKQSLYLAILSDSGELHGANWSGEFPDL; encoded by the coding sequence ATGAAACGAGCCACTTTGTTGTCTTATTTTCCGGCCTGCCTGCTGCTCTTTGCTTTGAGCGCGGGAGCCCATGAGGCGGGCCATTACGCTCAGCATATCAACGAACAGACTGCAATGACGATCGGTTTGAAAAAAGCTCAACAGTTTGCAGTGATTGATGCGGGAATGGGTTTTGGCTTGCTGGCCCCCAGCTGGCAAAGGCTGAATCGCGGGGCAGTATTTATCCACTCAAAGGATCAAGACTATTACATTGTCAGAGTGGACAACCCCGCAGAAAAGCAGTCCCTGTATCTCGCGATCCTATCTGACTCGGGTGAGCTCCATGGCGCTAATTGGTCTGGCGAATTTCCGGATTTGTAA
- a CDS encoding type II secretion system F family protein produces the protein MPTFNYQAISATGDVKQGTIEAPNQAEAIRTLQSQGMSPLKVSLPGSLSMQHLLVRRRKASQAQIVLFTQQMATMLNAGLPVERALQLLKRLTEHQGLKGQIDKILADVRDGVPLSSAFEARSGLVTKLYISMLRAGETGGNLGQTLQSLSGYLERSQELRRSLVSALIYPAILLVMAMGSVIALLTLVVPSFAPMFEELGGDMPTITKVVLGTGTLLQDYWWLFLSVLIVGLLVLQYQLVQPPKKLRLDRFMLATGKIGTLLIKIETARFARTLGALLASGVPILRGLTLSAEVVNNTAFASAIQNVAADVKTGKSLADAMDTISYFPDMAQQMLVVGEETGQISDILIRISDTYDKEVKVTMDRLLSLLVPLLILVLSALIGTIIVSILLAILSVNDLFG, from the coding sequence ATGCCCACATTCAATTACCAAGCCATATCAGCGACCGGTGATGTAAAGCAAGGGACCATTGAAGCGCCCAATCAAGCGGAGGCTATTCGCACGTTGCAGTCTCAGGGTATGAGTCCTTTGAAGGTTAGTCTTCCCGGTTCGCTGTCGATGCAACATTTGTTGGTGCGGCGGAGGAAAGCGAGTCAAGCCCAAATTGTGCTTTTCACCCAACAAATGGCAACAATGCTGAATGCTGGTTTACCGGTTGAGCGCGCGCTTCAGCTTCTCAAGCGCCTTACCGAGCATCAAGGATTAAAAGGGCAGATTGATAAAATCTTGGCAGATGTGCGGGATGGGGTTCCACTTTCCAGTGCCTTCGAAGCGCGCTCGGGCTTGGTAACCAAGCTTTATATCAGCATGCTCAGAGCAGGTGAGACCGGCGGCAATCTGGGGCAGACTTTGCAGAGTTTGAGTGGTTACCTGGAACGGAGCCAAGAGTTGCGGCGAAGCCTGGTTTCTGCGCTTATTTACCCCGCGATCCTCTTAGTAATGGCGATGGGGTCGGTGATTGCGTTGCTGACACTCGTGGTACCTAGCTTTGCCCCGATGTTTGAGGAGTTGGGTGGAGATATGCCTACCATCACAAAGGTCGTTCTGGGTACGGGGACTCTACTACAAGATTATTGGTGGCTCTTTTTATCAGTGCTTATCGTCGGCTTGTTGGTCCTTCAGTATCAGTTGGTTCAACCCCCAAAGAAACTTCGTTTGGATCGTTTCATGCTCGCCACCGGCAAGATCGGCACCTTGCTAATCAAGATAGAGACCGCGCGCTTTGCCAGAACATTGGGCGCACTCCTGGCCAGCGGAGTGCCTATTTTGCGGGGACTGACCCTGTCCGCTGAGGTTGTCAATAACACAGCATTTGCGTCTGCAATCCAAAACGTGGCCGCCGACGTCAAAACTGGAAAATCGTTGGCCGATGCTATGGACACAATTTCTTACTTCCCTGACATGGCTCAGCAGATGCTAGTGGTCGGGGAAGAGACGGGGCAGATCTCTGACATTCTCATTAGAATCTCTGACACCTACGATAAAGAGGTGAAAGTAACAATGGATCGTTTGCTCAGTTTGCTGGTTCCTCTTTTAATTCTCGTGTTGTCGGCATTGATTGGCACAATCATTGTTTCCATTCTTCTAGCCATTCTCAGTGTCAATGATTTATTTGGATAA
- a CDS encoding RHS repeat-associated core domain-containing protein, which yields MKMYELNEKPNLLRLGKLLAYAVSLATMVLPFSSAWGASSWEYYQHDRQGSLIAAYDESGTTLVDNQWTPYGELYKSYPAGGASSYTESQSYVERFKDGIPVRRGFTGHKTLFLSGLTFAGDTRLYDPALKRFYNTDDRMTGGIRGSNRFSYAYNNPLKFVDTDGHMPIVVEGFITALGDFGREQYSAFANHGLKTGLTDLALAIPRGFFHGFWVGAQQVGNSLADPATWPLAALTVSAGIHLYMTGSELSEYFFNQSLEAILRSAGTGGDATKVSPDGTTMPRLTGLNARIMVVAGSKLLTNVASQSVKWAGGHDYDYIPGTKAALITGIGGAFADEFIHGASLDTVMNQRLPIRDEGEVGVNFLRNNRGDRGSAYWWARMVHGLAATGFGMWGTAAAGGGGADLASTFLIGLGDATSIGAIKAYETWYGDTRFQDRAFILGLGYAGTTTGLIPMGLTWGIGALHGHPPTWQ from the coding sequence ATGAAAATGTATGAATTGAACGAAAAGCCGAATTTGCTCAGGCTCGGAAAATTGCTCGCCTACGCGGTGTCGCTCGCAACAATGGTGCTGCCATTCAGTTCTGCCTGGGGCGCAAGCTCCTGGGAATACTACCAGCATGATCGGCAAGGTTCGTTGATCGCAGCTTATGATGAGAGCGGCACCACTCTCGTAGACAATCAATGGACCCCCTACGGGGAACTTTATAAAAGTTATCCCGCCGGCGGAGCCTCTTCCTACACTGAAAGTCAGTCCTACGTCGAGCGTTTCAAGGACGGAATACCTGTGCGGCGGGGATTCACTGGGCACAAGACACTGTTTCTTAGCGGGCTGACGTTTGCCGGGGATACCCGGCTATACGATCCGGCGCTCAAACGATTCTATAACACCGATGACCGAATGACTGGCGGCATTCGTGGGAGCAATCGATTTTCCTATGCCTACAATAACCCTTTGAAATTTGTGGACACTGATGGGCATATGCCCATAGTGGTAGAAGGCTTCATAACCGCTCTTGGAGATTTCGGCAGGGAGCAATACAGCGCATTCGCGAATCATGGATTAAAGACTGGTCTTACAGACTTAGCTCTCGCCATTCCTCGTGGCTTCTTTCATGGCTTTTGGGTGGGGGCGCAACAGGTTGGTAACTCTTTAGCCGATCCAGCCACTTGGCCTTTGGCGGCCCTAACAGTGAGCGCTGGCATCCATCTCTACATGACAGGGAGTGAATTGTCAGAGTATTTTTTTAACCAATCTCTAGAGGCGATACTCAGGTCCGCCGGAACTGGTGGGGATGCGACCAAAGTGAGCCCAGATGGCACGACAATGCCGCGGTTAACGGGCTTAAACGCGCGAATTATGGTTGTGGCTGGGTCCAAGTTACTGACTAACGTGGCATCTCAGTCAGTTAAATGGGCGGGCGGTCATGATTACGATTACATTCCCGGAACTAAGGCAGCTTTGATAACTGGAATAGGAGGCGCATTTGCTGACGAATTTATCCATGGTGCGAGCCTGGATACCGTTATGAACCAGCGCCTACCTATTCGGGATGAGGGTGAAGTCGGCGTTAATTTTCTGCGCAATAACCGAGGAGATCGGGGCTCGGCGTATTGGTGGGCCCGCATGGTTCATGGGCTAGCGGCCACCGGCTTCGGGATGTGGGGAACAGCTGCCGCTGGGGGCGGCGGCGCGGACTTAGCGTCTACGTTTCTGATTGGTTTGGGAGACGCGACGTCAATAGGCGCAATTAAGGCATACGAGACATGGTATGGAGATACGCGCTTTCAAGATCGAGCGTTTATCCTCGGTTTAGGCTATGCAGGGACGACTACTGGGTTAATTCCCATGGGATTGACTTGGGGCATCGGAGCATTGCATGGGCATCCGCCTACTTGGCAATGA
- a CDS encoding type II secretion system minor pseudopilin has translation MSDKRTFKTSWSGQRGYRKQRGIALLVVLWLSLLLTVVAAGVAYNSQVEGLLTRRAVDRVSLLAAANAGIQMAVYQLRHPNPKFRLWADGRPYSKEFEGVDLIIRIEDESGKLGLNRVSQEQLKKLFVSAGAEEKQADSLADAVLDYRDADDLVRVHGAEQADYEAAGLMSGPRNAQFLVLDELLQVYGMNYQLYQKVAPALSVHSQNPTPDLRLAPREVLMMEPGVTEEFVDMFLQARYGETSISAALPTWPGGKQLGVFRGRGPVFNIEVTAMTPNNLTSRIRAVVDTERKSRFAPFTVLRWDEY, from the coding sequence ATGTCGGACAAAAGGACGTTCAAGACCTCGTGGTCGGGTCAGCGTGGATATCGCAAGCAACGAGGTATTGCTTTGCTGGTAGTGCTCTGGCTGAGCTTGTTGCTGACGGTGGTTGCCGCCGGCGTTGCGTATAACAGCCAAGTTGAAGGTTTGCTGACTCGGCGTGCTGTCGACCGGGTGTCTTTACTGGCTGCAGCAAACGCTGGAATACAGATGGCTGTCTATCAGCTGCGGCATCCTAACCCGAAGTTTCGTCTCTGGGCTGATGGCCGTCCCTACTCAAAGGAATTCGAAGGGGTGGACTTGATCATCAGAATTGAAGACGAAAGCGGTAAGCTGGGACTGAACCGGGTTTCGCAGGAACAGCTGAAAAAACTGTTCGTTTCGGCAGGGGCTGAGGAAAAACAGGCTGATTCTTTAGCCGACGCTGTGCTCGATTACCGAGATGCGGACGACTTGGTGCGAGTTCATGGCGCCGAACAGGCGGATTATGAGGCTGCCGGGCTGATGAGTGGTCCGCGCAATGCGCAATTTCTGGTGTTGGATGAGCTCTTGCAAGTTTACGGCATGAACTACCAGTTATACCAAAAGGTTGCACCAGCGCTGAGTGTGCACTCTCAGAATCCCACGCCAGATTTGCGATTGGCGCCTCGGGAAGTATTGATGATGGAACCGGGAGTGACCGAAGAGTTTGTCGATATGTTTCTTCAAGCTAGGTATGGCGAAACGTCGATCTCGGCCGCATTGCCAACTTGGCCCGGTGGTAAGCAGCTCGGTGTTTTTCGAGGGCGAGGCCCAGTCTTCAATATCGAGGTTACGGCAATGACGCCCAATAATCTTACCAGTCGAATCAGGGCGGTGGTCGACACTGAGAGAAAGAGCCGTTTTGCGCCTTTCACCGTTCTGCGGTGGGATGAATATTAA
- a CDS encoding prepilin-type N-terminal cleavage/methylation domain-containing protein, translating into MIAMTPTMRQQGFTILEILVGFTLLAVIIAMMFVGIRLVYRIDGKSEAHTSAISQIRTINTFLRHQLRGALPNIPVQQEGETGPLYFEGTSQRMRFVATMPPYLRQGGIFRQTLEVVGVGNEKSLVFRFEPINALTPDPNGLRQVTLLDKNIEDIHFRYGEWAERGRSPSWLESWETPRSMPGLIRIDLRFTDDANAFFWPSFVVSPVTQVN; encoded by the coding sequence ATGATCGCCATGACCCCGACAATGCGTCAACAAGGCTTCACAATCCTGGAGATTCTGGTCGGCTTCACTTTACTGGCCGTGATTATCGCAATGATGTTTGTGGGTATTCGGCTGGTTTACCGCATTGACGGTAAAAGTGAGGCGCATACGAGCGCTATCAGCCAGATCCGTACGATCAACACGTTCCTGCGACACCAACTTCGTGGCGCCTTGCCAAATATTCCTGTGCAGCAAGAGGGGGAGACTGGCCCCCTGTATTTTGAGGGGACGTCTCAGCGAATGCGATTTGTGGCCACTATGCCGCCCTACCTTCGTCAAGGTGGTATTTTTCGCCAGACTCTGGAAGTGGTGGGTGTAGGGAATGAAAAATCACTGGTTTTCCGTTTTGAACCCATCAATGCCTTGACGCCCGATCCCAACGGCTTGCGGCAGGTGACGCTACTGGACAAAAACATTGAGGACATCCACTTCCGTTACGGTGAGTGGGCAGAGCGCGGAAGATCGCCATCGTGGCTTGAGTCCTGGGAAACACCGCGCTCAATGCCCGGTTTGATCCGTATTGATCTGCGCTTTACCGATGATGCCAATGCATTTTTTTGGCCGTCGTTTGTGGTATCTCCTGTCACCCAGGTGAATTGA
- a CDS encoding PilN domain-containing protein, whose translation MGRLQIGLAWWQQSLWGLLPVAWAKRLRAPRNYLLLLKLADSQIHVVRGEGVGQSHLRTVPLSPAAGDGLLDVMGLIGRSSRRMPIVLLLSTDQVLSQRITLPVAAEGSLNSFFEFDLDRLTPFASDEVYYDYQVIGRDKAKGRITVLLVLIRRQDLDGLLETLGALGSRLHSVDVTRNTNTDRLERHGVNLLPSELRHKPPSRPFWLSVAFATMALAFVVFLQMSTLNHKEGRIEKLQAQVRGLSESTKAVIELTKQVSETEQATHFVMARKLQIPTMTDVLRRLTEVLPDHTHIEQLRVNGNEVELHGFSKSAASLIPLLEGSPWFQEATLRAAITQDRESALERYKIRVAVDRKALRANSKQPAGESSQSGASEDSS comes from the coding sequence GTGGGCCGTTTGCAAATCGGGCTTGCATGGTGGCAGCAGTCTCTTTGGGGGCTTTTGCCAGTGGCCTGGGCAAAACGGCTTCGGGCACCGCGCAACTACTTGTTGTTGCTGAAACTTGCTGACAGCCAGATTCATGTTGTTCGTGGTGAAGGCGTGGGCCAGTCCCATCTTCGAACAGTACCGCTCAGTCCAGCGGCAGGAGATGGCCTGTTAGATGTTATGGGCTTAATCGGCCGCAGTTCTCGACGGATGCCCATAGTGTTGCTGTTGAGTACCGACCAAGTTCTGTCGCAAAGGATCACGCTGCCAGTAGCAGCAGAAGGCAGTCTCAATAGTTTCTTCGAATTTGACTTGGACCGTCTGACCCCTTTCGCAAGTGATGAGGTGTACTACGATTATCAAGTAATTGGGAGAGATAAAGCCAAGGGTAGAATTACGGTTTTGCTCGTACTGATTCGACGTCAGGACCTGGACGGCCTCCTCGAGACTCTCGGGGCTTTGGGCTCACGCCTGCATTCTGTGGATGTGACACGGAACACAAATACAGATCGCCTGGAGCGGCATGGTGTCAACTTGCTGCCGTCGGAACTTCGGCATAAGCCGCCGTCAAGGCCATTCTGGCTCAGTGTTGCATTCGCAACGATGGCCCTCGCTTTCGTGGTTTTCCTCCAAATGTCTACGTTGAACCACAAGGAAGGGCGGATAGAGAAGCTGCAGGCGCAAGTGCGGGGCCTGAGCGAGTCTACCAAGGCAGTTATTGAACTGACTAAACAGGTGAGTGAAACGGAGCAGGCCACACACTTTGTGATGGCGCGAAAGCTGCAAATCCCGACTATGACCGACGTGCTGCGCCGGCTGACTGAAGTATTGCCTGACCATACCCACATTGAGCAGTTGCGGGTAAACGGTAATGAAGTGGAGCTCCACGGATTCTCCAAATCAGCCGCCAGTCTGATTCCCTTGCTGGAGGGCTCGCCCTGGTTCCAAGAGGCTACGTTACGCGCTGCTATTACTCAGGACAGGGAATCCGCCCTGGAGCGCTATAAGATCCGGGTGGCCGTTGATCGTAAAGCCTTAAGGGCTAACTCGAAACAACCGGCTGGAGAGTCATCTCAGTCGGGTGCAAGCGAGGACAGTAGCTAA